A single region of the Nicotiana sylvestris chromosome 6, ASM39365v2, whole genome shotgun sequence genome encodes:
- the LOC104238253 gene encoding uncharacterized protein → MDSPQSIVSPFKGSSTFVEPEKQSSELFIKNRGGLSQGVSAHREEAAVCNLEDFIGVLDVYVHQARDIHNICIYHKQDVYAKLCLTSDPENAVSTQIINGGGQSPVFNENLRLKVRTIECSVKCEIWMMSRVRNYLEDQLLGFALVPLTEVLVKNGKLEKEFTLSSTDLFHSPAGYVQLSFSYSGTSPEVIVIPALPESVGTRASLLDAKATESLPNEFEKIEFPDPKIVNENHLMVSEYFGIPCTDLDSQSSDSLVSSDTANHLSPEVEVRVEENFPTGITNPNQYPKCDSPPSSVSTIESPSVLHPASSQSSEPSGESKSPVQEYTSECATVKRVNCGDAESNSSEIKPGSGFPKPVVDIEAEQKVVQQEIVDMYMKSMQQFTDSLAKMKLPLDIGNEPTSSGSSSSDQKLETPKSTGSRVFYGSRAFF, encoded by the coding sequence ATGGATTCCCCACAGTCCATTGTTTCACCATTCAAGGGTTCCTCCACTTTTGTTGAGCCCGAGAAGCAGAGCAGTGAGTTATTCATAAAGAACCGTGGTGGCCTATCCCAGGGAGTTTCTGCTCATAGAGAGGAGGCTGCAGTCTGCAACTTGGAGGACTTCATTGGAGTTCTAGATGTGTATGTACACCAGGCCAGAGACATCCATAACATCTGCATTTACCATAAGCAAGACGTTTATGCAAAACTTTGTCTTACCAGTGATCCTGAAAATGCAGTCTCCACGCAAATTATTAATGGTGGAGGGCAAAGTCCAGTATTCAATGAAAATCTAAGGCTCAAAGTCCGTACAATAGAATGCTCCGTGAAATGTGAGATATGGATGATGAGCAGGGTGAGGAATTATTTGGAAGACCAACTGCTAGGCTTTGCACTGGTCCCGCTAACTGAAGTCCTTGTTAAAAATGGAAAGCTAGAAAAAGAGTTTACTCTTTCATCAACTGATCTCTTCCACTCTCCAGCAGGATATGTGCAGTTGTCCTTTTCGTATAGTGGAACTTCACCTGAAGTGATTGTGATTCCTGCATTGCCTGAATCTGTTGGCACTCGTGCATCTCTGCTGGATGCTAAAGCAACTGAGTCGCTTCCTAATGAATTTGAAAAAATCGAATTCCCTGATCCCAAGATAGTAAATGAAAATCATCTTATGGTCTCTGAGTACTTTGGTATACCATGCACTGATCTTGACTCTCAAAGCTCAGATAGCTTGGTCTCTTCTGATACAGCAAATCATCTCAGTCCAGAAGTAGAAGTTCGTGTTGAGGAAAATTTTCCAACAGGAATTACTAATCCAAACCAATATCCTAAGTGTGATTCCCCTCCAAGCAGTGTATCAACCATTGAGTCGCCGTCAGTCTTGCATCCTGCAAGCTCTCAGTCTTCAGAGCCCTCGGGAGAATCAAAATCTCCAGTTCAAGAATATACTTCCGAATGCGCCACCGTGAAAAGAGTAAATTGTGGTGATGCTGAGAGCAACTCGTCAGAAATCAAGCCTGGTAGCGGATTTCCAAAGCCAGTAGTAGACATTGAGGCAGAGCAAAAGGTTGTGCAACAGGAGATAGTGGACATGTACATGAAAAGCATGCAGCAATTTACTGATTCATTGGCAAAAATGAAGCTTCCGTTGGATATTGGAAATGAACCGACCAGTTCTGGCAGTTCGAGTTCAGATCAGAAATTAGAAACACCCAAGAGCACTGGCTCTCGAGTGTTTTATGGTAGCAGAGCTTTCTTCTGA